The Arachis hypogaea cultivar Tifrunner chromosome 16, arahy.Tifrunner.gnm2.J5K5, whole genome shotgun sequence genome contains a region encoding:
- the LOC112755361 gene encoding uncharacterized protein isoform X2, with translation MAMASWNSSLGSYQKQTMAFEISCRKRDRERDRERGSIHPYKVVEITPPPKCLGVRCLPPNLQCGESVTIEGQGYTISAVTHRYQLRKGKYEPSEKRLDVLSTGRYLVNLYLENLLEQS, from the exons ATGGCAATGGCGTCATGGAACAGTAGCCTTGGTTCGTATCAAAAG CAGACGATGGCGTTTGAGATTTCGTGCAGGAAGAGAGACAGAGAAAGAGACAGAGAACGGGGTAGCATCCATCCGTACAAAGTGGTTGAGATTACTCCTCCGCCCAAATGTCTTGGCGTTCGTTGCCTTCCTCCT AACCTGCAGTGTGGGGAGAGTGTGACAATTGAAGGACAAGGGTATACAATTTCAGCAGTAACACATCGCTATCAGCTTCGGAAGGGAAAATACGAACCAAGCGAGAAAAGGCTTGATGTTTTGTCCACTGGAAGATACTTAGTAAATCTTTATTTGGAAAATTTGTTAGAACAATCTTGA
- the LOC112755360 gene encoding GDSL esterase/lipase At1g28600, whose translation MAWFLTVWIFLLLLLLEEGAGGSISSSSSSRRCYKRVYSFGDSLADTGNTLYGASTLPQASEIIPSLNLPYGETYFHHPTGRWSDGRLIIDFIAEEMGIPLVKPYLGIKSGKIKDWNPLLEGVNFAVGGATALDSSFFRDKGIFASTNYTLSVQLDWFINLLPSLSNSSSGLKEILGSSLFLVGEIGGNDFNHPLRIHKNIKEIRKYVPLVINEISSAINKLIEVGAQTLVVPGNFPIGCNFKYLTMFQSSNKSEYDEAGCLKWLNKFAQYYNDMLYAELNRLRLLHPTTTIIYADYYNSALRLYRSPTQFGITNPISSACCPLTDVNHPTDLHCGSPGVIACVDPSQYIPWDGWHLTEAAYKLIAQGLFNGPFTNPKLDLSCVHNSEI comes from the exons ATGGCTTGGTTTCTGACAGTATggatctttcttcttcttcttcttcttgaggaGGGTGCAGGTGGGTCCATTTCAAGCAGCAGTTCAAGCCGGCGGTGTTACAAAAGAGTGTACAGCTTCGGAGATTCCCTTGCGGACACCGGAAACACCTTATACGGCGCTTCCACTCTCCCTCAGGCGTCAGAGATAATTCCGTCATTAAATCTTCCATACGGAGAAACCTACTTTCATCACCCAACTGGAAGATGGTCGGATGGCCGTCTCATCATTGATTTCATTG CTGAGGAAATGGGGATTCCGCTGGTGAAACCATACCTGGGAATCAAGAGCGGTAAAATAAAAGATTGGAATCCATTATTGGAGGGAGTGAATTTTGCTGTTGGGGGTGCCACTGCCTTGGATTCTAGCTTCTTTAGAGACAAGGGTATATTTGCTTCAACCAACTATACCCTAAGTGTACAGTTAGATTGGTTCATCAACTTGctcccttctctctctaactcttcTTCAG GGTTGAAAGAAATTCTTGGGAGCTCTTTGTTTCTTGTGGGAGAGATTGGTGGAAACGATTTCAACCATCCTCTCAGAATACATAAGAATataaaagaaatcagaaaatatgTGCCCCTCGTGATTAATGAAATCTCTTCAGCTATCAat AAATTGATCGAGGTGGGAGCACAAACTCTGGTGGTACCAGGAAACTTTCCTATTGGGTGCAACTTCAAGTATTTGACAATGTTTCAAAGTTCAAATAAGAGTGAATATGATGAAGCTGGTTGTCTAAAGTGGTTAAACAAGTTTGCTCAGTACTATAACGACATGCTTTATGCCGAACTTAATCGACTTCGACTGCTTCATCCCACTACAACTATCATCTATGCAGATTATTACAATTCTGCCTTAAGATTATATCGTTCTCCAACACAATTTG GTATTACAAACCCAATTTCAAGTGCATGTTGTCCGCTGACAGATGTAAACCATCCTACTGATTTGCATTGTGGCAGCCCAGGGGTCATAGCTTGTGTTGATCCATCTCAATACATTCCTTGGGATGGATGGCATCTTACTGAGGCAGCATATAAATTGATTGCCCAAGGTTTATTCAATGGACCATTTACTAATCCTAAACTTGATCTTTCATGCGTACATAATTCAGAAATATAG
- the LOC112757708 gene encoding uncharacterized protein translates to MTHKPVSSTTFTLSPPPSPSPLPPYYYKSPPPPSPSPPPPYYYKSPPPPKEPYYYKSPPPSPSPPPPYYYKSPPPPSPSPPPPYYYKSPPPPSPVPHPPYYYKSPPPPVKSPPYYYNSPPPPVVYHHHPHHQLVVKVVGKVYCYKCYDWAYPKKSHNKKHLKVTVSEELKHFLNYLRA, encoded by the exons ATGACGCATAAGCCTG TCTCCTCCACCACCTTCACCCTCTCCCCACCACCATCCCCCTCTCCCCTGCCACCTTACTATTACAAATCCCCACCACCACCTTCACCATCTCCTCCCCCACCTTACTATTATAAGTCTCCACCCCCACCTAAGGAGCCTTACTACTACAAGTCACCTCCTCCATCTCCATCTCCGCCTCCACCTTACTATTACAAATCTCCACCACCACCTTCACCATCTCCTCCTCCGCCTTACTACTATAAATCACCTCCTCCCCCATCTCCTGTGCCTCATCCACCTTATTACTACAAGTCTCCACCACCACCAGTGAAATCTCCACCTTACTATTACAATTCTCCTCCTCCACCAGTTGTATATCACCACCACCCCCATCACCAGCTGGTCGTTAAGGTTGTAGGTAAAGTCTATTGCTACAAATGTTATGACTGGGCATACCCGAAAAAATCTCATAACAAGAAACACCTCAAAG TCACTGTCAGTGAAGAGTTGAAGCACTTTTTGAACTATTTAAGAGCATAA
- the LOC112755361 gene encoding uncharacterized protein isoform X1, with amino-acid sequence MAMASWNSSLGSYQKTMAFEISCRKRDRERDRERGSIHPYKVVEITPPPKCLGVRCLPPNLQCGESVTIEGQGYTISAVTHRYQLRKGKYEPSEKRLDVLSTGRYLVNLYLENLLEQS; translated from the exons ATGGCAATGGCGTCATGGAACAGTAGCCTTGGTTCGTATCAAAAG ACGATGGCGTTTGAGATTTCGTGCAGGAAGAGAGACAGAGAAAGAGACAGAGAACGGGGTAGCATCCATCCGTACAAAGTGGTTGAGATTACTCCTCCGCCCAAATGTCTTGGCGTTCGTTGCCTTCCTCCT AACCTGCAGTGTGGGGAGAGTGTGACAATTGAAGGACAAGGGTATACAATTTCAGCAGTAACACATCGCTATCAGCTTCGGAAGGGAAAATACGAACCAAGCGAGAAAAGGCTTGATGTTTTGTCCACTGGAAGATACTTAGTAAATCTTTATTTGGAAAATTTGTTAGAACAATCTTGA